In the genome of Flavobacterium panacagri, one region contains:
- a CDS encoding sodium/sugar symporter, which translates to MNVLQTADYIVFFIYFVIVTAYGMYIYRSKKTAATSSNEYFLAEGSLTWWAIGASLIASNISAEHFIGMSGSGFAIGLAIASYEWMSAATLIIVAMFILPVYLKNKIFTMPQFLAKRYSGTVSTIMAIIWLLIYVFVNLTSIIYLGALAISSIAPVSFQFCVIALSLFSVIVTLGGMKVIGYTDMFQVIVLILGGLVTTYLALTLLSDQFGFGKDILKGLAIIADEAPGHLHMILDESNPHYTELPGMSVLVGGMLINNLAYWGCNQYIVQRALGADLKTARKGILFAAFLKLLVPIIAVLPGIAMFVMHENGMFQQEMVDAAGVLKPDHAYPTLMNLLPAGLKGVALAALTAAIVASLAGKANSISTIFSLDIYKKYFNSQASEKKLVRTGRWCVVVCMIIAAFVAPALKSLDQAYQFIQEYVGFFSPGVLAIFLLGMFWKKTTPAAGLAGALLTVPLAAILKFLPMWTEGAFPDYPFLDRMTIVFFIIVLIMVGISLAKPVSEEESEIHKIEVDKSMFKVSSEFIVGSFIISGILVALYTVFW; encoded by the coding sequence ATGAATGTATTACAAACCGCAGATTACATTGTTTTCTTTATTTACTTTGTCATAGTCACGGCTTATGGAATGTATATTTACAGAAGCAAAAAAACGGCTGCAACCAGTTCCAACGAATATTTCTTAGCCGAAGGTTCACTTACTTGGTGGGCAATTGGAGCTTCGTTGATTGCTTCTAATATTTCAGCAGAACATTTTATTGGTATGAGCGGTTCAGGCTTTGCCATCGGACTTGCGATTGCTTCTTACGAATGGATGTCGGCGGCCACATTAATTATTGTGGCCATGTTTATTTTACCCGTTTATCTTAAAAATAAGATCTTTACCATGCCTCAGTTTCTCGCCAAAAGATACAGCGGGACTGTTAGTACAATTATGGCCATTATCTGGCTGTTGATTTATGTATTTGTCAATCTTACGTCAATCATTTATTTGGGAGCTTTAGCCATTTCTTCTATAGCACCGGTTAGTTTTCAGTTTTGTGTTATTGCACTGAGTTTATTCTCTGTAATTGTCACTTTAGGCGGGATGAAAGTAATTGGATATACCGATATGTTTCAAGTAATTGTTTTAATTCTGGGTGGATTAGTTACCACTTATTTAGCATTGACTTTACTTTCAGATCAGTTTGGTTTTGGAAAAGACATTCTAAAAGGACTTGCCATTATTGCTGATGAAGCACCGGGACATTTGCACATGATTTTAGACGAATCCAATCCGCATTATACTGAATTGCCGGGAATGTCGGTTTTAGTTGGCGGTATGTTGATCAATAATCTAGCGTATTGGGGCTGTAATCAATACATTGTTCAAAGAGCTTTAGGAGCCGATTTGAAGACTGCAAGAAAAGGAATTTTATTTGCTGCTTTCCTAAAATTATTAGTTCCAATTATTGCTGTTTTACCGGGTATCGCAATGTTCGTAATGCATGAAAACGGAATGTTTCAGCAGGAAATGGTGGATGCAGCAGGAGTTTTAAAACCAGATCATGCCTATCCGACTTTAATGAATTTATTGCCTGCGGGATTAAAAGGTGTGGCTTTAGCAGCTTTAACGGCAGCAATTGTGGCTTCTTTAGCAGGAAAAGCGAATAGTATTTCGACTATTTTTTCTTTAGATATTTATAAAAAATATTTCAATTCTCAGGCATCAGAAAAAAAACTGGTTCGTACCGGAAGATGGTGTGTTGTAGTTTGTATGATCATTGCTGCTTTTGTAGCGCCGGCATTAAAATCATTAGATCAGGCGTATCAATTTATTCAAGAATATGTAGGTTTCTTTTCGCCAGGAGTTTTGGCTATTTTCTTGCTGGGAATGTTCTGGAAAAAAACAACACCAGCAGCTGGATTGGCAGGTGCGTTATTAACAGTGCCACTTGCAGCGATTTTAAAATTCCTGCCAATGTGGACAGAAGGGGCTTTCCCAGATTATCCTTTCTTAGATCGTATGACTATTGTTTTCTTTATCATTGTATTGATAATGGTGGGAATTAGTTTGGCAAAACCAGTTTCTGAAGAGGAGTCTGAAATTCATAAAATAGAAGTCGATAAATCGATGTTTAAAGTGTCATCAGAGTTTATCGTTGGTTCTTTTATCATCAGTGGGATATTGGTGGCTTTGTACACTGTTTTCTGGTAG
- a CDS encoding acyltransferase family protein has translation MSNPTNGRLISLDVLRGFVMFWIMSGEHIIHALAKAAPIPIFIWMSSQLHHAEWNGITFYDMIFPVFLFVAGVSMPFSFEKKMSLAGVKTPQELPSSEKRKIYLSMLRRTCILLVLGFIVNGLLRFDGFDHTRLASVLGRIGLAWFFAGIIYLNFDFKKQLIWFFGILIGYYVAMKWIPVPNFGAGVLTKEGSLEGYIDRLFLPGRLHSTVYDPEGIFSTLPAISTALLGVFIGTFLKAKCPFSIKVKLLLMTLTAVVLIIAGLIWDINFPINKHLWTSSFVCFVGGFSILFFVFFYVIIDLLGFQKWAFPLVLIGSNSILIYIAAEGSVDFKHTADYIFGGLIQYTSIAWQPFFTALSVTVVQLLLLYFLYKKKWFLKI, from the coding sequence ATGAGTAACCCTACAAATGGAAGACTAATCTCTTTAGATGTGCTTCGCGGATTTGTTATGTTTTGGATTATGAGCGGCGAACATATTATTCATGCTCTGGCCAAAGCAGCGCCAATTCCTATTTTTATCTGGATGTCTTCACAGCTGCATCATGCAGAATGGAATGGAATTACATTTTACGATATGATTTTTCCTGTCTTTCTATTTGTTGCCGGAGTTTCGATGCCTTTCTCTTTTGAAAAGAAAATGAGTTTGGCGGGAGTAAAAACACCACAAGAATTACCTTCAAGCGAGAAGCGTAAAATCTATTTATCAATGCTAAGAAGAACCTGTATTTTACTGGTTTTAGGATTTATAGTAAATGGATTGCTTCGTTTTGATGGTTTTGATCATACTCGTTTAGCAAGTGTTTTAGGCCGAATCGGATTGGCTTGGTTTTTTGCCGGAATCATCTATTTAAATTTTGATTTCAAGAAACAATTAATCTGGTTTTTCGGAATTTTGATTGGCTACTATGTAGCAATGAAATGGATTCCAGTTCCTAATTTTGGAGCAGGGGTTTTAACTAAAGAAGGTTCATTGGAAGGCTATATTGATCGTTTGTTTTTACCAGGAAGATTACACAGCACCGTTTATGATCCAGAAGGAATATTTTCAACTCTTCCAGCGATTTCGACAGCTTTATTAGGTGTTTTTATTGGAACGTTTTTAAAAGCAAAATGTCCTTTTTCGATAAAAGTAAAACTGCTTTTAATGACTTTAACCGCTGTAGTTCTGATTATTGCAGGATTAATCTGGGATATTAATTTCCCAATCAACAAGCATTTATGGACAAGTTCCTTTGTTTGTTTTGTCGGTGGATTCAGTATTTTATTTTTTGTCTTTTTCTATGTAATAATTGACTTATTAGGGTTTCAAAAATGGGCATTCCCATTGGTTTTAATCGGTTCTAATTCTATTTTGATTTATATCGCCGCCGAAGGTTCGGTAGATTTTAAACATACGGCAGATTATATTTTTGGCGGACTTATACAATATACATCAATTGCTTGGCAACCTTTTTTTACAGCTTTGTCTGTAACTGTCGTGCAGCTTTTGCTACTCTATTTTTTATATAAAAAGAAATGGTTTCTCAAGATTTGA
- a CDS encoding glycoside hydrolase family 2 TIM barrel-domain containing protein, whose protein sequence is MQKTKIFFISLLLLFSAGISAQEKERNDWENPEVFQINREPARAAFLPYADETSAIMDKYENSPWYFSLNGTWKFSWSPTPDERPKDFYKTDFSTLHWKDLQVPSNWELNGYGVPIYTNITYPFEKNPPFINHWDNPVGSYKRDFVLPENWKNRHVFLHFEAGTSAMYIWVNGEKVGYTENTKSPAEFDISKYLKPGKNNLAVEVYRWSDGSYLEDQDMWRLSGIDRNVYLYSTEDVRISDFFAKPDLDAKYKNGSLSVDVSLKNLTSKNINNQKLVAKLVDASGKNVFSKEFNVNFEASKIQNINFSQSVSSPKLWSSETPNLYTLLLTLKNAKGEIVETVSTQIGFRKVELKGGQLLVNGVRLMVHGVNIHEHNPETGHYQDEATMMKDIKMMKQLNINSVRCSHYPNNILWVKLCNKYGLFLVDEANIESHGMGVEGQPLIWMNPKTNPGHLPEWREAHLDRIYSLVERDKNMPSVIIWSLGNESANGPVFHEAYKWIKKRDNSRLVQFEQAKENENTDIVCPMYPTIEYMKEYAARKEVSRPYIMCEYSHAMGNSSGNFQEYWDIIRGSKNMQGGFIWDWVDQGFYGVDEAGRKYWTYGGDMGSQNYLNDENFCHNGLVYPNRTPHVGAFEVKKVYQNILFKAVDIKNGVIEINNDFGFTNLNKYNFRYEVLENGKVIKEATINVALDPKTKKQFKLDLPKIESKEGTEYLLNVFANTKEGSELLPKNFEIAKEQFVIEDGKYFEKSEKISAAKVQDEKDQFVLTSDNVTVKISKSTGLISYYSIKGEEYFKQYPEPNFWRAPTDNDIGNKMQIRTNVWRTAGKNTSLESIQQTEENGKKYIVSKLKLNDVASDYTIKYALGNNGDLEIQVAYKKGANPVPELPRFGMIFTLKNSLENLDYYGRGPLENYPDRKTASFKGIYTSKVADQYVPYTRPQENGYKTDIRWFKLSSNSGNGLEIKGLQPLGISTLNNYPSDFDGGISKKNIHSSDITPRNEVVVCVDLTQRGLGGDNSWGLPPHEQYQLTKSEYNYGFVIKPIF, encoded by the coding sequence ATGCAGAAAACCAAAATATTTTTTATAAGCCTTTTACTGCTTTTCTCGGCGGGTATTTCGGCTCAGGAAAAAGAACGTAACGATTGGGAAAATCCTGAGGTATTTCAAATTAACAGAGAACCGGCCCGCGCTGCTTTTCTTCCTTATGCAGATGAAACTTCTGCCATAATGGATAAATATGAAAATTCTCCGTGGTATTTTTCTCTAAACGGAACATGGAAATTTTCTTGGTCGCCAACACCAGACGAACGTCCGAAAGATTTTTATAAAACAGATTTCAGTACACTGCATTGGAAAGACCTTCAAGTGCCTTCCAATTGGGAACTAAACGGATATGGTGTGCCAATTTATACCAATATTACGTATCCGTTTGAGAAAAATCCGCCTTTCATTAATCATTGGGATAATCCGGTTGGGTCTTATAAAAGAGATTTTGTTTTGCCAGAAAATTGGAAAAACCGACATGTTTTTCTTCATTTTGAAGCAGGAACATCGGCTATGTACATTTGGGTAAACGGCGAAAAAGTAGGTTATACTGAAAACACCAAAAGTCCCGCAGAATTTGATATTTCTAAATATTTAAAACCTGGAAAAAACAATCTGGCTGTAGAAGTGTACAGATGGAGTGACGGTTCGTATTTGGAAGATCAGGACATGTGGAGACTTTCTGGAATTGATAGAAATGTGTATTTGTATAGCACAGAAGATGTTCGTATTTCAGATTTCTTTGCGAAACCAGATTTAGATGCTAAATATAAAAACGGAAGTTTAAGTGTTGATGTAAGTCTAAAAAATCTGACTTCAAAAAACATAAACAATCAAAAGCTGGTGGCGAAATTGGTTGATGCTTCTGGTAAAAACGTTTTCAGTAAAGAGTTTAATGTCAATTTTGAAGCATCAAAAATTCAGAACATTAATTTTTCTCAGTCTGTTTCAAGCCCAAAATTGTGGAGCAGTGAAACGCCGAATTTATACACTTTACTTTTAACCTTAAAAAATGCAAAAGGAGAAATTGTAGAGACCGTTTCAACACAAATCGGATTCAGAAAAGTAGAATTAAAAGGCGGACAATTATTGGTAAACGGCGTTCGATTGATGGTTCACGGTGTAAATATTCATGAGCATAATCCAGAAACGGGACATTATCAGGATGAGGCTACGATGATGAAAGACATCAAAATGATGAAACAGCTGAATATTAATTCCGTTCGCTGCAGTCATTATCCGAACAATATTTTATGGGTAAAACTATGTAATAAATACGGTTTGTTTTTGGTTGATGAAGCGAATATCGAAAGCCATGGAATGGGAGTAGAGGGACAGCCCCTAATCTGGATGAATCCAAAAACGAATCCAGGACATCTTCCAGAATGGAGAGAAGCACATTTAGACCGAATTTACAGTTTGGTAGAAAGAGATAAAAATATGCCATCGGTCATTATTTGGTCGTTAGGAAATGAAAGTGCCAATGGGCCTGTTTTCCACGAAGCCTACAAATGGATCAAAAAGAGAGATAATTCCCGTTTGGTTCAATTTGAGCAGGCGAAAGAAAACGAAAACACAGATATCGTTTGTCCAATGTATCCAACAATTGAATACATGAAAGAATATGCGGCAAGAAAAGAAGTGAGTCGTCCGTATATCATGTGTGAGTATTCGCATGCAATGGGAAATAGCAGCGGTAATTTTCAGGAATATTGGGATATCATTCGCGGCAGCAAAAATATGCAGGGTGGATTTATCTGGGATTGGGTAGATCAGGGATTTTACGGAGTTGATGAAGCGGGTCGTAAATATTGGACTTACGGTGGTGATATGGGAAGCCAGAATTATCTAAACGATGAAAATTTCTGCCATAACGGATTAGTTTATCCAAACAGAACACCGCATGTTGGAGCTTTTGAAGTAAAAAAAGTATATCAGAATATTTTATTCAAAGCGGTCGATATCAAAAATGGTGTAATCGAAATTAATAATGATTTCGGATTTACAAACCTGAATAAATACAATTTCAGATACGAAGTTTTAGAAAATGGTAAAGTAATAAAAGAAGCAACAATCAATGTTGCTTTGGATCCAAAAACAAAAAAACAGTTTAAGCTTGATTTACCAAAAATAGAATCGAAAGAAGGAACAGAATATTTACTGAATGTTTTTGCTAACACAAAAGAAGGTTCAGAATTATTGCCTAAAAACTTTGAAATTGCCAAAGAACAATTTGTAATTGAAGACGGAAAATATTTCGAAAAATCAGAAAAAATAAGTGCTGCAAAAGTTCAGGATGAGAAAGATCAGTTTGTATTAACATCGGATAATGTTACAGTTAAAATCAGCAAGTCAACTGGATTGATTTCGTATTACAGTATAAAAGGCGAAGAATATTTCAAACAATATCCTGAACCAAATTTCTGGAGAGCGCCAACTGATAATGACATTGGAAATAAAATGCAGATTAGAACCAATGTCTGGAGAACAGCGGGGAAAAATACTTCTCTGGAAAGCATCCAACAGACAGAAGAAAATGGCAAAAAATATATTGTTTCAAAATTAAAACTAAATGATGTTGCTTCTGATTATACCATCAAATATGCATTAGGAAACAATGGAGATTTAGAAATACAGGTTGCTTATAAAAAAGGAGCAAATCCGGTTCCGGAATTACCGCGTTTCGGAATGATTTTTACTTTAAAAAATAGCTTAGAAAATCTGGATTATTACGGAAGAGGGCCATTAGAAAATTATCCAGACAGAAAAACAGCATCTTTCAAAGGAATTTATACTAGTAAAGTTGCAGACCAATATGTGCCTTATACACGCCCACAAGAAAATGGATACAAGACGGATATACGCTGGTTTAAATTGTCAAGCAATTCAGGAAATGGCTTGGAAATAAAAGGTCTGCAACCTTTAGGTATAAGTACTCTGAATAATTATCCGAGTGATTTTGACGGAGGAATTTCTAAAAAGAATATCCATTCCAGCGACATCACTCCAAGAAATGAAGTTGTTGTTTGTGTCGACTTAACTCAACGCGGACTAGGTGGAGACAACAGCTGGGGATTACCGCCTCATGAGCAATATCAATTAACAAAAAGTGAGTATAACTACGGATTTGTTATTAAACCAATTTTTTAA
- a CDS encoding inositol oxygenase family protein — protein MKKHIDTDNPLKNLDEWEDDLLMRYPDPSEENEEVKEKQKEEFRNYVDSERVETVKEFYRINHTYQTYDFVCSKEQEFLQFNRKEMSIWEAVEFLNTLVDDSDPDIDLDQTQHLLQTSEAIRADGHPDWFVLTGFIHDLGKVLCLFGEPQWAVVGDTFPVGCAYSDKIVYSEFFKENPDYTDERFNTKLGIYTQNCGLDKVKMSWGHDEYLYQIMKDYLPDPALYMIRYHSFYSQHKENAYAHLMNEKDIEMFDWVRKFNPYDLYTKAPVKPDVKALLPYYKELVAKYLPEKLKF, from the coding sequence ATGAAAAAGCATATAGACACAGACAATCCGTTGAAAAATTTAGATGAGTGGGAAGATGATTTGTTAATGCGATATCCTGATCCTTCTGAAGAAAATGAAGAGGTAAAAGAAAAGCAGAAAGAAGAATTTAGGAATTATGTCGATTCAGAAAGAGTAGAAACGGTTAAGGAGTTTTACAGAATTAACCATACCTATCAAACTTATGACTTTGTATGCAGTAAAGAACAGGAATTTCTGCAATTTAATAGAAAAGAAATGTCAATCTGGGAAGCTGTTGAGTTTTTGAACACACTTGTAGACGACAGCGACCCAGATATTGACTTAGATCAGACACAACACCTTTTACAGACTTCAGAGGCCATTCGTGCCGATGGTCATCCGGATTGGTTTGTACTGACAGGTTTTATCCATGATTTAGGTAAAGTTTTATGTTTGTTTGGAGAACCGCAATGGGCTGTGGTTGGAGATACATTTCCGGTTGGCTGTGCTTACTCAGATAAAATTGTATATTCAGAATTCTTTAAAGAAAATCCAGATTATACAGATGAGAGATTCAATACCAAGCTAGGAATCTATACCCAAAACTGCGGATTAGATAAGGTAAAAATGAGCTGGGGTCATGACGAATATCTGTATCAGATTATGAAAGATTATCTGCCGGATCCAGCTTTGTATATGATTCGTTACCACTCTTTTTATTCGCAGCATAAAGAAAATGCCTATGCACATTTAATGAATGAAAAAGATATCGAAATGTTTGATTGGGTAAGAAAGTTCAATCCGTATGATTTGTACACTAAAGCTCCCGTTAAACCAGATGTAAAAGCATTGCTTCCTTATTATAAAGAATTAGTTGCTAAATATTTACCTGAAAAATTGAAGTTTTAA
- a CDS encoding hybrid sensor histidine kinase/response regulator transcription factor, which produces MKPKYPILFLFIAFFYNSYSQNIKFTHYNDNNGLSHNSVRHIVQDKKGFMWFGTFSGLNRFDGYQFKNYMSSTPGKNKLYNDDITALELDEKANQLWIGTRKGLTLFQMDTHVFTTFFHKKGDPNSLPDDEVRSVHVDKFNRVWVGTKTKGAYLFSLKENRFDKIKLKGFDYVKEIFEDKKGNVWVGSYEKSGVAKITMDTKGAIVRINTYTLSVPNSSIKNPYINFIYEDAKSDIFIGTREGLYKLDKARNQFVNLYIDNKQVRGALGPYFLSVAQAPDGKYWVGTLGGLLVCDQLEDIQSGNYKWYYSILSDDTSLVDNLIASLYFDKSGVLWIGTEDGLDKYDPYENQFTLNKDISRSIGNQAPRIRGFAKTYDEKVIVATYHNGLYISNIKGSTPLHNTGKDIASIYSDDGRIFYCGLWDGNILVYNYMNNSSREIKAGFEKSPVFAFRKIAEDKIIVGSFGEGAVILNTKTLQVETSSKLLPDFQINAIERDAKNNVWFATETGVVKYNITSGKIETYSSLFVKEKGVPHDENVSDVLVDVKGKIWASTRFGLCLFNPKKNEFEPVKNLKELSGKWITDILSDANGNLWLNINNNNIAFVKSNLKDISIYHVNSGNRLDVFSSSGFFYFNNSNIFLGGKNGIISFSPPAMKRNNWSPLPVISEFKIQNEEVFPEMEINGEIPLSKDLNYGKEIELSHKNRNFSLQFSAPSFANEKLNKFQYMLEGFDKHWITANSTSRIVQYTNLYPGNYTFKIRSSNSDGYWSKTVSYKIKILPPFWLTPTSFLMFFAILFGIFYFIRKEIKNRIRLKQELLTEKVNREHDIKLNNEKLRFFTNISHELRTPLTLILGPAKQLLDESSNATDYEKSRYNLIYQNASRLLNLVNQVLDFRKAQSGELKLKVTKTDILAYSKNIFDSFKEMAYNKKIKLNFITEDDEINGWLDNDKYDKILYNLLSNALKFTNKNGNVDLDVRLKDTVEDILVIEVMDDGIGIPVKSQEKIFKRFYQATNSKANNTGSGIGLSLVKSLVAIHKGTISVESTPGKGSTFRVEIPIDRDSYEHKEVFEYALKNDNLSMLIPEKAAKKIIQNTDLKEKILVIEDNNELRKYLVDYLSDYYKVYEAENGMEGLKICRQIKPILCVTDVMMPIMDGLEFCRELKNDEFISHIPVVMLTALSENMDKVKGYDTGADGYLVKPFEPLLLKTVIENMIKSRLELKQKFSGEVESKVSMLTHSPIDEEFMEKVTNLINDNLSEVDLSTDFLCDKLGVSSSKLYRKIKELTDLAPNEFIRTIRLKKSAELLKTKKYNVSEVTNLVGFNDPLYFSRCFKKQFGFPPSKIIN; this is translated from the coding sequence ATGAAACCAAAATACCCTATATTATTTTTATTTATTGCCTTTTTTTATAATTCTTATTCACAGAATATAAAATTTACGCATTATAATGATAATAATGGGTTATCTCATAATTCGGTACGTCATATTGTACAGGACAAAAAAGGTTTCATGTGGTTTGGAACGTTCTCTGGATTAAATCGTTTTGACGGTTATCAATTCAAAAACTACATGAGTTCTACACCTGGAAAAAATAAATTATACAATGACGATATCACAGCTTTGGAACTGGATGAAAAAGCCAATCAATTATGGATTGGAACCCGAAAAGGATTGACGCTTTTTCAGATGGATACCCATGTTTTTACTACTTTTTTTCATAAAAAAGGCGATCCAAACAGCCTTCCAGATGATGAAGTGAGATCAGTTCATGTAGATAAATTTAATAGAGTCTGGGTAGGTACCAAGACCAAAGGAGCCTATTTATTTTCTCTGAAAGAAAACCGATTTGATAAAATTAAGCTTAAAGGTTTTGATTACGTTAAAGAAATTTTCGAAGATAAAAAAGGCAATGTCTGGGTGGGAAGCTACGAAAAGTCGGGTGTGGCCAAAATTACAATGGACACAAAAGGCGCGATTGTAAGGATTAACACCTATACACTTTCTGTTCCAAATTCAAGCATCAAAAATCCATACATCAACTTTATTTACGAAGATGCCAAGTCGGATATTTTTATTGGTACTCGTGAAGGATTGTATAAACTAGATAAAGCCAGAAACCAATTTGTTAATTTATATATTGATAACAAACAGGTTAGAGGAGCTTTAGGCCCTTATTTTCTATCCGTTGCACAAGCTCCCGACGGAAAATACTGGGTTGGAACTTTGGGCGGATTATTGGTCTGCGATCAGCTGGAAGACATTCAAAGTGGCAATTACAAATGGTATTATTCAATTTTGTCTGATGATACTTCGCTTGTCGATAATTTAATTGCATCCCTTTATTTTGATAAATCCGGTGTCTTATGGATTGGAACTGAAGACGGTTTGGACAAATACGATCCGTATGAAAATCAGTTTACTTTAAACAAAGATATTTCACGTTCTATTGGCAATCAGGCACCTAGAATTCGTGGTTTTGCTAAGACTTACGATGAAAAAGTAATTGTGGCGACCTATCATAACGGACTTTATATTTCGAATATTAAAGGCTCAACTCCCTTACACAATACCGGAAAAGATATCGCCAGTATTTATTCTGATGACGGAAGAATTTTTTATTGCGGACTGTGGGACGGAAACATTCTGGTGTACAATTACATGAATAATTCTTCGAGGGAAATAAAGGCAGGATTTGAAAAATCGCCTGTTTTTGCTTTTCGAAAAATTGCAGAGGATAAAATAATTGTGGGGTCTTTTGGAGAAGGAGCTGTAATTCTAAATACTAAAACACTCCAAGTAGAAACTTCGAGTAAACTTTTACCTGATTTTCAGATTAATGCTATCGAGAGAGATGCTAAAAATAACGTATGGTTTGCGACTGAAACCGGAGTTGTAAAGTACAATATTACTTCAGGAAAAATAGAAACGTATTCATCACTTTTTGTCAAAGAAAAAGGAGTGCCTCATGATGAAAATGTTAGTGATGTTTTAGTAGATGTAAAGGGAAAAATCTGGGCTTCAACGCGTTTCGGATTGTGTCTGTTTAATCCGAAAAAGAATGAATTTGAGCCTGTAAAAAATCTAAAAGAACTTTCAGGAAAATGGATTACCGATATTTTATCTGATGCCAACGGAAATCTTTGGCTGAACATCAACAATAATAATATTGCTTTTGTAAAATCTAATCTAAAAGATATCAGTATTTATCATGTAAACAGCGGTAACAGACTAGATGTTTTTAGTTCGAGCGGTTTCTTTTATTTCAATAATTCTAATATTTTTCTGGGCGGTAAAAACGGAATTATTTCTTTTTCGCCACCGGCAATGAAAAGAAATAATTGGTCGCCATTGCCTGTGATTTCTGAGTTTAAAATTCAGAATGAAGAGGTCTTTCCTGAAATGGAAATCAATGGAGAAATTCCGCTTTCAAAAGATCTGAATTATGGAAAAGAAATAGAATTAAGCCATAAAAACCGAAATTTTTCTCTTCAGTTTTCGGCTCCGTCTTTTGCAAATGAAAAACTGAATAAGTTTCAATACATGCTGGAAGGTTTTGACAAACATTGGATTACAGCTAACAGTACTTCGAGAATTGTTCAATATACCAACCTTTATCCGGGAAATTATACTTTTAAAATCAGATCGAGTAACAGTGATGGATATTGGAGTAAAACGGTTTCGTATAAAATAAAAATTCTGCCTCCTTTCTGGCTTACACCAACATCGTTTTTGATGTTTTTTGCGATTTTGTTTGGGATTTTTTATTTTATTAGAAAAGAAATCAAAAACCGAATTCGTTTAAAACAAGAACTGCTTACGGAGAAAGTAAACAGAGAACACGACATCAAGCTGAATAACGAAAAACTCCGTTTTTTTACGAATATTTCGCATGAATTAAGAACGCCGTTAACATTGATTTTAGGCCCTGCCAAACAGCTTTTAGATGAAAGCAGTAATGCAACGGATTATGAAAAAAGCAGATACAATTTAATTTATCAAAATGCCAGCAGATTATTGAATCTGGTAAATCAGGTTTTGGATTTTAGAAAAGCACAATCAGGGGAATTGAAACTGAAAGTGACTAAAACGGATATTTTAGCGTACTCAAAAAACATCTTCGATTCTTTCAAAGAAATGGCTTATAATAAAAAGATTAAGCTCAATTTTATTACCGAAGATGATGAAATAAACGGCTGGCTGGACAATGATAAATACGATAAGATTCTTTACAATCTTTTATCGAATGCCTTAAAGTTTACCAATAAAAACGGAAACGTTGATTTGGATGTAAGATTGAAAGACACGGTTGAGGATATTTTAGTGATTGAAGTAATGGATGACGGAATTGGAATCCCCGTAAAAAGTCAAGAGAAAATTTTTAAACGATTTTATCAGGCAACCAACAGTAAAGCCAATAATACTGGATCTGGGATTGGTTTGTCTTTGGTAAAATCTTTAGTTGCCATTCATAAAGGAACTATTTCGGTCGAAAGCACTCCAGGAAAAGGAAGTACTTTTAGAGTTGAAATTCCAATTGACCGTGACTCTTACGAGCATAAAGAAGTATTCGAATACGCTCTTAAAAACGATAACCTGAGTATGCTTATTCCAGAAAAAGCGGCGAAGAAAATTATTCAAAACACCGATTTAAAAGAAAAAATATTAGTAATTGAAGACAATAATGAACTCAGAAAATATCTGGTGGATTATTTGTCTGATTATTACAAAGTTTATGAGGCCGAAAATGGAATGGAAGGTTTAAAAATCTGCCGACAAATAAAACCAATTTTATGCGTTACAGATGTCATGATGCCAATTATGGACGGATTGGAATTCTGCCGTGAACTTAAAAATGATGAGTTCATTAGTCATATTCCGGTTGTAATGCTGACGGCTCTTTCTGAAAACATGGATAAAGTAAAAGGCTACGACACAGGAGCTGATGGTTATTTGGTAAAACCTTTTGAGCCTTTATTGCTGAAAACGGTTATCGAAAACATGATTAAATCGAGATTAGAACTGAAACAGAAATTCTCTGGCGAAGTGGAAAGTAAAGTTAGTATGCTGACACATTCTCCAATCGATGAAGAATTTATGGAAAAAGTAACAAATCTAATCAACGATAATCTAAGTGAAGTAGATCTTTCAACTGATTTTCTGTGTGATAAATTGGGCGTAAGTTCGTCTAAATTATATAGAAAAATCAAAGAATTAACGGATTTGGCACCAAATGAATTTATTAGAACCATTCGATTGAAAAAATCGGCAGAACTGCTTAAAACAAAGAAATACAATGTTTCAGAAGTAACGAATTTAGTCGGGTTTAATGATCCGCTTTATTTTAGTAGATGTTTTAAAAAGCAGTTTGGTTTTCCTCCTAGTAAGATTATTAATTAG